A window of the Cannabis sativa cultivar Pink pepper isolate KNU-18-1 chromosome X, ASM2916894v1, whole genome shotgun sequence genome harbors these coding sequences:
- the LOC133032692 gene encoding uncharacterized protein LOC133032692, giving the protein MPRYVKFMKEILSKKRKMEDYETVALTEECSAILQKKLPPKLKDPGSFNIPCSIGGSVETKALCDLGASINLMPLSVFKRLGLGKAKPTTVTLQLADRSLTHPRGIIEDVLVKVGKFIFPADFLILDMEEDSTIPIILGRPFLVTGRALIDVQKGELKLRVQDEEVSFNVFAPTDIPTCCKIEKVKGSFVKADKKRAKPKERLRTIRRRWKRLMCGSSEGELTLVQNSGISNIGGQFSSFGTRTLLDARGGLDPI; this is encoded by the coding sequence atgccccgttatgtgaagttcatgaaggagatattgtctaagaagagaaaaatggaggactatgaaacagtggcattaactgaggagtgtagcgccattttgcaaaagaaactaccgcccaagcttaaagatccgggtagtttcaatattccatgctctatagggggttcggtggaaactaaagctctatgtgatctgggagcaagcattaatctaatgcccttgtctgtcttcaaaaggctaggattgggaaaagcaaagcccacaactgtgactttacaactggcagatcgttctttgactcatcctcgtgggataattgaagatgtactggtgaaggttggtaagtttatcttccctgctgatttcttaattcttgatatggaagaagattcaactattcccattattttgggaagaccattcttagtCACGGgccgagcattaatagatgttcaaaaaggagagttaaagttgcgagtgcaagatgaagaggtcagttttaatgtttttgccccaactgacattcctacctgttgcaagattgagaaggtgaagggttcttttgttaaagctgataagaagagagcaaagcctaaagagagacttcgaacgattcgtcgtcgttggaaaagattgatgtgtggtagttctgaaggtgaacttactcttgtgcaaaactctgGAATTAGCAACATTGGAggtcaattttcttcatttggTACAAGGACCCTATTGGATGCAAGAGGTGGACTTGATCCAATTTGA